The genomic DNA TCCGGGAATCGTCTTGGAAGGACACCCAGCAGGCGTCCCGAATGATCTCGGGAGATTCGCCGGTCGCTTTCGCGATGATGGCCACATTCCGCGCCGTCTTGCCCTGATTGTACTGGGCGATGCCGCGACGGTACGCCCGGAGAAATCGGACACCCGCGTCACGATCACGGTGCAACAGGCGGTCTCCGAAGGTAATGACCGCCCACTGAAAATCGGGCGCCGCATCCTGACCGGACAGCCATCGCGTGCCGGACTTGGCGATGCGGGACAGCGCGGGCTCCGATGCCGCCGCGGCATCGATGGCCCCGGTCTTCATCGAACTCTCAATGACCGCTTCGGGGAGGCGCACGGACTCCACCGACGTGAGGCTCAGCGCGCGTTGCGCCAGCATGGCGTCGGTCACGTAGCGTTGTGCGCCATCCAGACTGGTGCGAATGCGTTTCACCTGCGCTGAATGCGCGTCATCCAGTCCGGATCGCAGCACCGCCCCATAGAACGTGCAGCCGTCGCGCGCGAGATATCCCATGCCGGCGGTGATGCGGATCTTCGCGCCTTGCGCCACGGCCGAGAGGAATCCGACCGACACGGGCCCCGGCCTCACGTCGAGATCGCCGGACACCAGCGCCACCAGTGATTCGTCATGCGGAAGCCCCGGCAGGAATTCAATGTCCAGACGCTCGTCGCGAAAGAAGCCCTCGTCCTGGGCAATCATCAGCGGCGCGGCGCTCAGGTGCAGCGGCAACGACACACGCAGTTTTGTGGGCGTGGCGCTCCCGGCAGCCGTCTTGTTCGCATCAGTGCACCCCGTGCAAGACAGCGCCGTGGCGGCCATCAGGACGCCGACGGAAAGTGCATGGCGTCGCATCACGTGCGGCCCGCGCGGCTGGTCAGCGGCATCAACTTGCCTCGTCCGGTGATGGTGGGTGCTTCACGACGAATGCGCAACGTGCCCGCCTGGCGCCAGATGGATGTCGCCAACGCGCCGCCGGCGCCCGCGTGCTCAAGCGCCTGCAACACAAACTCCATGGCAACCGCCTCATCTTCGATGGACACCGTTGGTGCGATCAGCAGGGTCAGACGGGTGAATCCGCGTTCGTCTTCTTCTTCCGCAAACTGGTAGTCGAGCGCACTGCCACCGAAGCGCGCCGGCAGCAGGTCATCGAGAATCCGTTCCATGTCGCTGCCCACCAGCGTGATCCCCTCGCCGGTCAGCTTGCGGAAACTGCGAATGTCGCGAATGTGCGTGGTGAAGCCAAGGGTCTCCCATCGGCAACCGCAGGGTGTGGTGTCCACGGTCCCGTAGTCGTCCGATTCGACATTGAGCAGGAACTTGGGCGCCGTGGACAACAGCGTGGTGAAGCAGAAGGCGGGGACTTCGAGGGCAAAACCCGGCACCGGCCGCGACGCCTGCACCAGCGCCAGATGATCCTGCATGAAATGCTGATCGTTGGGGCCGTCACTGGTGAGGCAGGACGATCCTACCGGGCCGACTTCGCTGAAGGAGTACCCGGAACGAAAGGTGGCGCCGGTCCTGGTGATCTGTGCAACCTTGGCCGACGTGGACGGCTCGCCGCTGCCGCGCAGCACAACACCGGTCAGGTCGATGCCGGCCTCGGTAGCCGCCACCGCGATGCGCAGAATACGACTCACCGAGCCGTGAATGGTGCATGCGCCCACCCGTTGCACTTGATCACGGGCCCAGCGCGCGAGCACCACCGCCTGATCGAACGGCAAGTAGCGAGGCCATGCCACCGCGGCGCCAGCCGCGCGCGCCACCGACAGCGCGGCGTACGTCGCCAGGCGAAATCGCAATGGTGCGCCGTCGGGACCGCTGAGGCGGGCAGTGAACCACTCCATGGCCGGTTCACCCGCCGCCGCCTGCAGCAGTGCGGCCTTGAGCCCGCCGCCCGGCGGAATATCTGACCAGTTCGCGGCAGGAACGCCGGTGACACCCTGGACATGCCGAATCAAAATGCGACCGGGAAGCAGCGTCTCGAAATGCTCGAGATCAAGCAGGATGCGACGTCCCGGTCCGGTGCTGCCACCAGTGGTCGTCGCGTAGTACCGCCCATTGGTGGGATTGTCGAAGTCGGCCGGGGTGGCGTGAATCGTCTGACTTCCGCGCACGATGGGCTCGAGCCCTTTGAACTCCTCAAAGCGCACGTACACGCCATCGCGTCGGAGTCGCAGCAACGTCGCTTCCAGCCCGTCGCTGGCCACCAAGGCGCGCAGGTCGCCCATCGTGCAGCCCGCCATGTCCAACAGCGCCCGGTACGGACTGCGCGGATTGCCATAGGCGCCGCGCTCAACCACCGACAGGAAGTTGGCTTCGCGGTGGCGCAGTCGCTCCTGCACAATGGCCAGAGCCTGCGGGACCGTCATCCGTCGCCGAACCAGTCGAGGCAGACCGCTCAGAAAGCCGGCGTACGCTCGCAGTTCGGACGCCACATCATCTCGGCCTACAGCCACCGCAGCACTCGACAGTTCATCCTGCCGAATATGAACCGAACGGGCGCGGCGCACCACCCAACGCGAACATCG from Gemmatimonadaceae bacterium includes the following:
- a CDS encoding ABC transporter substrate-binding protein, translating into MRRHALSVGVLMAATALSCTGCTDANKTAAGSATPTKLRVSLPLHLSAAPLMIAQDEGFFRDERLDIEFLPGLPHDESLVALVSGDLDVRPGPVSVGFLSAVAQGAKIRITAGMGYLARDGCTFYGAVLRSGLDDAHSAQVKRIRTSLDGAQRYVTDAMLAQRALSLTSVESVRLPEAVIESSMKTGAIDAAAASEPALSRIAKSGTRWLSGQDAAPDFQWAVITFGDRLLHRDRDAGVRFLRAYRRGIAQYNQGKTARNVAIIAKATGESPEIIRDACWVSFQDDSRINWSSIDAFQTFAQREKLMVKTIQQSDVWDSTFVSASDSTRASKTP